One Oncorhynchus clarkii lewisi isolate Uvic-CL-2024 chromosome 32, UVic_Ocla_1.0, whole genome shotgun sequence DNA window includes the following coding sequences:
- the LOC139392038 gene encoding lens fiber membrane intrinsic protein-like produces the protein MYSFMGGGLFCAMVGNILLVVSTATDYWMQYRLSGSFAHQGLWRYCMSGKCYMQTDSIAYWNATRAFMILSGMSCFAGIIAGILSFAHFSAFERFNRSFAAGIMFFVSTLFVLLAMAIYTGVTVNFLGKRFGDWRFSWSYILGWVALLMTFFAGIFYMCAYRMHECRRGGGPTR, from the exons ATGTACAGCTTCATGGGAGGGGGCCTGTTCTGTGCCATGGTGGGGAACATCCTGCTGGTGGTCTCCACAGCAACAGATTACTGGATGCAGTACCGTCTGTCGGGCAGCTTCGCCCACCAGGGCCTGTGGAGGTACTGCATGTCGGGAAAGTGTTACATGCAAACGGACAGCATCG CATATTGGAATGCCACCCGGGCCTTTATGATCCTGTCAGGGATGTCGTGCTTTGCGGGCATCATCGCAGGCATCCTCTCCTTCGCCCACTTCTCCGCCTTCGAGAGGTTCAACCGCTCCTTTGCGGCAGGGATCATGTTTTTCGTCTCCA CCTTATTTGTTCTTCTGGCAATGGCCATCTACACGGGTGTGACAGTGAACTTTCTGGGCAAGCGTTTCGGTGACTGGCGTTTCTCTTGGTCCTACATATTGGGCTGGGTGGCACTGCTCATGACCTTCTTTGCAG GGATATTTTACATGTGTGCCTACAGAATGCATGAATGTAGGAGAGGAGGCGGCCCTACACgctag